One stretch of Brettanomyces nanus chromosome 4, complete sequence DNA includes these proteins:
- a CDS encoding uncharacterized protein (BUSCO:EOG09343QU5~EggNog:ENOG41), with protein MHPRFSNLLDASPEPENNAVASSSLSKPLSSKPKPKFVTSTNKAKKTSRSKSTSIHSSDDGYLISTSSPEGIAAASQITPGRIARILLSEGPLPIRHLTAQLVAQVPSFGHLSLSKQRRLIMTAMDSGDSGLCCIFDKIGWGQWEAKIVTRDEFNKRAAASAAAAVASSSSSGNSPSTVSNNASLSSNTIHRRKNSNRDSASPGERSNALKAIKKEPRQSSHSPVGGKLGSSLTSTLRRESITNPKTDLHNTKVPRSPSLLPLQSLRNSFKAHNLSLDEAIESSSDEDGGEEAFELNSHGSASSGSSPGNEENGIFNFEDQQQQQRNKKVPRSSSLSSSNSRRPSFRGVAKPGRKPRSSFTSHSIEAALDEGVMENRRPLISFSNPSSIPRQSFLRTSISPRTNPIMMHEQMSSLSIASSVASNEKSRSPGPVPSLPTKPRKGSVLAGTHIEGDTDEEDWEAIGPKSLRKGNHSADGTNDEIIPQGKDKEMTAAIALINLRTVN; from the exons ATGCA TCCACGATTTTCCAATCTTCTCGACGCTTCACCGGAGCCTGAAAACAATGCAGTTGCCTCCTCTTCTCTGTCAAAGCCACTATCATCCAAGCCTAAACCCAAATTCGTGACGTCCACTAACAAAGCCAAGAAGACTTCACGTTCCAAGTCCACATCAATTCACTCCTCGGATGATGGCTATCTTatttcaacctcttccCCTGAAGGCATAGCTGCTGCATCTCAGATTACTCCTGGCAGAATTGCACGTATTCTCTTGTCAGAAGGTCCTTTGCCAATTCGTCACTTAACGGCCCAACTCGTCGCTCAGGTTCCTTCGTTTGGCCATTTATCCCTTTCCAAGCAAAGAAGGCTTATAATGACAGCTATGGACTCTGGAGACTCTGGCCTCTGCTGTATTTTTGATAAAATCGGCTGGGGTCAATGGGAAGCAAAGATTGTCACTCGTGATGAGTTCAATAAACGTGCTGCCGCTTCGGCTGCTGCGGCAGTtgcttcatcctcatcttcaggaAATTCCCCTTCCACAGTCAGTAATAACGCCTCATTATCTTCCAATACTATtcacagaagaaaaaacagCAATCGTGATTCAGCCAGTCCTGGTGAACGGTCTAATGCTCTGAAAGCGATAAAAAAGGAACCCCGTCAAAGCTCACATTCCCCTGTAGGAGGAAAGCTTGGTTCCAGTCTCACCTCTACTTTACGTAGAGAGTCTATCACAAATCCCAAAACAGATCTGCACAATACCAAAGTGCCCAGATCTCCAAGCCTATTACCCTTACAAAGCCTTAgaaactctttcaaagcGCACAATCTGTCATTGGATGAAGCTATTGAGTCTTCATCGGACGAGGACGGTGGTGAGGAGGCCTTTGAATTAAACAGTCATGGTTCCGCGTCCTCCGGTTCTTCTCCGGGTAACGAGGAAAATGGCATATtcaattttgaagatcagcaacagcagcaaagaaacaaaaaggTTCCCAGGAGCAGCTCCCTGTCTAGCTCCAATAGTAGGAGACCTTCTTTTAGAGGTGTTGCAAAACCGGGAAGAAAGCCAAGATCATCGTTCACCAGCCACTCTATCGAGGCTGCCCTAGATGAAGGTGTCATGGAGAATAGACGACCTTTGATCTCATTCTCAAATCCTTCCAGCATACCTAGGCAATCGTTTTTACGTACTAGTATTTCCCCTAGAACGAATCCAATAATGATGCACGAACAAATGAGTTCCTTATCTATAGCATCGTCCGTGGCATCTAATGAAAAAAGCAGGAGTCCTGGACCGGTGCCTTCCCTACCGACAAAACCACGGAAGGGTAGTGTCTTGGCTGGAACTCACATAGAGGGAGATaccgatgaagaagattgggAGGCCATTGGGCCTAAGTCTCTACGAAAGGGTAACCACTCTGCGGACGGTACCAACGACGAAATCATACCTCAGGGAAAGGACAAGGAAATGACGGCTGCCATTGCTTTGATTAACCTTCGTACTGTCAATTAG
- the FAS2 gene encoding 3-oxoacyl-[acyl-carrier-protein] synthase (BUSCO:EOG09340246), protein MKPEIAQELSHTLLTELLAYQFASPVRWIETQDVFLKDYNTERVVEIGPSPTLANMAMKTIKNKYESYDAALSLQRQVLCYSKDEKEIYYTPDPAEVETTDEEVKPNASAPVPAAAAATAAAPVTVSAPPAAAASDIPDEAINASMIVRTIVAHKLKKTLEDISMGKAIKDLVGGKSTVQNEIVGDLGKEFGNTPEKPEDMPLQELSEAFQETFGGSFGKVTSSLVARLASSKMPGGFSVGTARRYMKSRWGLQQGRQDAVLLYAVTSEPPQRLGAEADANAFFDTLVQRYAAKQGVNLAQAGASNAGGVGAGAAVVDSAALEAISKENKTMARQQLETLARYLKLDLTKGDRSLIKQEEATKVLQAELDLWAEEHGEFYASGIKPAFSRPKARVYDSYWNWARQDALSMYFDIIFGNLTSVDRETVTQCIQIMNRANPTLIEFMQYHIDQTPTEKGETYELAKRLGQQLIDNCREVLGHDPVYKDVSYPTGPKTTVDAKGNVVYEEVPQDAYRKLEQYVHTMAQGGEMTKDKSHHSIQEDLRRVYKAISKQASVESKLEFGKLYKQLIEFVDRNSEIEVSKSTNAVLDEGASSDNDKDTAEIASLKDYSEIKRPVSETIPPETIPFLHIRRKDRFGTWVYDKQRSAIFLDELENAAVNGITFKGKYALITGAGKGSIGSQVLQGLLSGGAKVIVTTSRYSKKVTEYYQQMYSRYGASGSTLVVVPFNQASKQDLSALVQFIYDEVNHGGLGWDLDYIIPFAAIPEMGIEMDNIDSKSELAHRIMLTNLLRLLGEVAKQKRVHKILTRPAEVILPMSPNHGTFGSDGLYSESKLALETLFNRWYSESWSSYLTICGAVIGWTRGTGLMSGNNIIAEGIEKLGVRTFSQKEMAFNLLGLLTPQIKIMCENGPIMADLNGGLQFVRNLREYTNKLRAEINNSSDVRKAVSIETAMDYKVINGDSADAPFNPSKIKPKANMKFEFPVMKSYEEIKAKAPELEGMLDLDRVVVITGFAEVGPWGNSRTRWEMEASGEFSLEGCVEMAWIMGLIKYFNGSIKGKQYTGWVDAKTQQPVADADIKKKYEKQILEHSGIRLIEPELFSGYDPNRKELIQEVVIQEDMDVFTVDKETAKQFKLQHGEHVEIFPQEDSDEEYSVRILKGAKLYIPKALRFDRLVAGQIPTGWNAKTYGIPEDIIDQVDPLTLYVLVATVEALLSAGVTDPYEFYKYVHVSQVGNCTGSGIGGVSALRGMFKDRYKDLPVQNDVLQESFINTVSAWVNMLLLSSSGPIKTPVGACATAIESVDVGIETILSGKAKIVLVGGADDFQEEGSYEFANMKATSNSLEEFEHGRTPAEMSRPATTTRSGFMEAQGSGIEVLMTASLALKMGVPIYAVAAMASTASDKIGRSVPAPGQGILTTAREYHGSLQYKSPMLDIKYRSRQLRLRKLQAKEWYQGELQYLQGEAESLAVKDVSFKKDEYLAERSEELQREVNQQIKDIQRQYGNEFWKGDPRIAPLRGALATFGLTIDDLGVCSFHGTSTKANDKNESETIDMMMQHLGRTPGNSVYGVFQKFLTGHPKGAAGAWMLNGAIQILQTGLVPGNRNADNIDKVLEKYKYVLFSSRSVQTDGIKAISVTSFGFGQKGAQAVVVNSDYLFAALPKKEYEEYKAKVEQRHKKSYAYMHNALLHNTMFVAKDHAPYTDEQEQRVYLDPLARVSLDKQDKYVFKTSDLQKKGEYVSASALKTASVLSSLATSTTSSSKGVGVDVEMISAINVENDTFIQRNFTPAEIKYCQQVPDSRASFAGRWSAKEAIFKSLNAESKGAGASLKDIEVVSDAKGAPQVKLTGSALDAAKKNGIRNVKVSISHDDVQAVAVAISEY, encoded by the coding sequence ATGAAACCAGAAATTGCACAAGAACTCTCGCATACTCTTTTGACAGAGCTTTTGGCTTATCAATTTGCCTCTCCCGTCAGATGGATTGAAACCCAGGATGTATTCTTGAAAGACTACAATACCGAGAGAGTTGTCGAGATTGGACCTTCTCCGACCTTGGCAAATATGGCTATGAAGACCATCAAGAACAAGTATGAATCTTATGATGCTGCATTGTCTTTGCAAAGACAGGTTTTGTGCTATTCCAAGgatgagaaagagatcTACTACACTCCTGATCCTGCTGAAGTCGAGACTACCGACGAGGAAGTTAAGCCAAATGCTTCTGCTCCAGTTCCtgcagcagctgctgctactgctgcCGCTCCTGTCACGGTTTCAGCCCCGCCTGCAGCTGCAGCTAGTGATATTCCTGATGAAGCTATCAATGCTTCAATGATTGTTCGTACCATTGTTGCTCataaattgaaaaagacaCTCGAAGACATTTCTATGGGCAAAGCAATTAAAGATTTGGTTGGTGGAAAGTCTACCGTTCAGAACGAGATTGTGGGTGATTTGGGTAAAGAGTTTGGTAATACTCCTGAGAAGCCAGAAGATATGCCTTTACAGGAGCTTTCCGAAGCTTTTCAGGAAACCTTTGGCGGCTCCTTCGGTAAAGTTACTTCTTCCCTTGTTGCTCGTTTAGCCTCTTCCAAGATGCCTGGTGGTTTTTCTGTGGGCACTGCCAGAAGGTACATGAAATCCCGTTGGGGACTTCAACAAGGTAGACAGGATGCTGTTTTGCTATATGCGGTTACATCCGAACCTCCTCAACGTCTTGGTGCCGAAGCCGATGCCAATGCCTTCTTTGATACCTTGGTTCAGAGATATGCTGCTAAGCAGGGTGTCAATTTAGCCCAAGCCGGAGCTTCAAATGCTGGTGGTGTGGGTGCTGGTGCTGCTGTCGTTGATTCTGCTGCTCTTGAGGCCATTAGCAAAGAGAACAAGACTATGGCTCGCCAGCAATTGGAGACCTTAGCTAGATACTTGAAATTGGACCTTACTAAAGGTGATCGTTCTTTAATTAAGCAAGAGGAGGCTACAAAGGTTTTGCAAGCTGAATTGGATTTGTGGGCTGAAGAGCATGGCGAATTCTATGCTTCTGGTATTAAGCCGGCCTTTTCTAGACCCAAAGCCCGTGTTTACGATTCATACTGGAATTGGGCTCGTCAGGATGCTTTGTCAATGTACTTTGATATCATATTCGGTAACCTTACCTCTGTTGATCGTGAGACTGTTACCCAGTGTATTCAGATCATGAATAGAGCTAATCCTACATTGATTGAATTTATGCAATACCATATTGATCAAACTCCAACTGAGAAAGGTGAAACTTACGAGTTGGCCAAACGTCTCGGTCAGCAATTGATTGATAATTGTCGTGAGGTCTTGGGTCATGATCCCGTCTACAAAGATGTTTCATATCCAACCGGTCCTAAGACAACTGTTGATGCCAAGGGAAATGTTGTTTACGAGGAAGTTCCACAGGATGCTTACCGTAAGCTCGAACAATATGTTCATACAATGGCACAGGGCGGTGAGATGACCAAAGACAAGTCTCATCATTCTATCCAGGAGGACTTGCGTAGGGTTTACAAGGCCATTTCTAAGCAGGCCTCAGTAGAGTCAAAACTGGAGTTCGGCAAATTGTACAAACAATTGATCGAGTTCGTTGATAGAAACTCTGAGATTGAGGTTTCCAAGTCCACTAATGCTGTATTGGATGAGGGTGCCAGTTCTGATAACGACAAAGATACTGCTGAGATTGCCTCGTTGAAAGATTACTCTGAAATCAAGAGGCCAGTTTCCGAAACCATTCCACCAGAGACAATTCCTTTCTTGCATATTCGTAGAAAGGACAGATTTGGCACGTGGGTCTACGACAAGCAGCGTTCTGCTATTTTCTTGGACGAGCTGGAGAACGCTGCCGTTAACGGTATTACTTTTAAGGGTAAATACGCTCTGATCACTGGTGCTGGAAAGGGATCCATTGGTTCTCAAGTGCTACAGGGCTTGCTTTCTGGTGGCGCAAAAGTTATTGTTACCACTTCCAGATACTCCAAGAAAGTCACTGAATACTATCAGCAAATGTATTCTCGTTACGGTGCTTCGGGCTCTACTTTAGTGGTTGTTCCGTTCAATCAGGCATCTAAACAGGATCTCAGTGCATTAGTTCAATTCATCTATGATGAGGTTAACCACGGTGGTCTTGGCTGGGATTTGGATTACATTATTCCATTTGCTGCTATTCCAGAAATGGGTATTGAAATGGACAACATTGACTCCAAATCAGAATTGGCACATAGGATCATGCTCACAAACTTGTTGCGTTTACTCGGTGAAGTTGCTAAGCAGAAGCGTGTTCATAAAATTCTTACCCGTCCGGCTGAAGTTATCTTACCTATGTCGCCTAATCACGGTACATTTGGTTCAGATGGTCTGTACTCTGAATCGAAACTAGCTCTAGAGACTTTGTTTAACAGATGGTATTCCGAATCCTGGTCTTCCTATTTGACTATTTGTGGTGCAGTTATTGGTTGGACTAGAGGTACTGGTCTAATGTCAGGAAACAACATCATTGCCGAGGgcattgaaaaattgggCGTTCGTACTTTCTCTCAGAAGGAGATGGCTTTTAACCTACTTGGTTTATTGACTCCCCAGATTAAGATTATGTGTGAAAATGGCCCCATTATGGCAGATTTGAACGGTGGCTTGCAATTTGTCAGGAATTTACGCGAGTACACAAACAAACTTCGTGCGGAGATCAACAACTCCTCTGACGTCAGAAAGGCTGTCAGTATCGAGACTGCTATGGATTACAAAGTAATCAATGGAGATAGTGCTGATGCTCCGTTCAATCCATCCAAAATCAAACCAAAGGCTAACATGAAGTTTGAATTCCCTGTGATGAAGTCTTATGAAGAAATTAAGGCAAAGGCTCCTGAGTTGGAGGGTATGCTTGACCTTGACAGAGTGGTGGTTATTACCGGTTTTGCTGAGGTTGGTCCTTGGGGTAACTCACGTACTCGTTGGGAGATGGAGGCCTCCGGCGAGTTCTCATTGGAAGGTTGTGTTGAGATGGCATGGATCATGGGATTGATTAAGTACTTCAATGGCAGTATCAAGGGCAAGCAGTATACTGGTTGGGTTGATGCCAAAACTCAACAGCCGGttgctgatgctgatatcaagaagaaatacgAGAAACAAATCTTGGAGCACTCGGGCATTCGTTTGATCGAGCCTGAGTTGTTCAGTGGTTATGACCCTAACAGAAAGGAGCTGATTCAGGAGGTTGTTATTCAAGAGGATATGGATGTGTTCACTGTTGACAAGGAGACAGCCAAACAATTCAAGTTGCAGCACGGTGAACACGTCGAAATCTTCCCGCAGGAGGATTCTGATGAGGAGTATTCGGTTAGAATTTTAAAGGGTGCTAAGCTTTACATCCCTAAGGCACTCAGATTTGATCGTTTGGTTGCTGGTCAGATTCCTACTGGTTGGAACGCCAAAACATACGGTATTCCGGAAGATATTATTGATCAGGTAGATCCTCTCACACTTTATGTACTAGTTGCCACCGTTGAGGCTTTGTTAAGCGCTGGCGTCACCGACCCTTACGAGTTCTACAAGTATGTCCATGTTTCCCAAGTTGGAAATTGTACTGGTTCTGGTATTGGTGGCGTTTCAGCGTTGCGTGGAATGTTCAAAGACCGTTACAAGGACTTACCAGTTCAGAACGATGTTTTACAAGAGTCGTTCATCAATACTGTCTCAGCTTGGGTTAACATGCttttgctttcttcttctggtcCTATTAAAACCCCAGTGGGTGCTTGTGCCACTGCCATAGAATCTGTCGATGTTGGTATTGAAACTATTCTTTCTGGTAAAGCAAAGATCGTTCTTGTTGGTGGTGCTGATGactttcaagaagaaggctcTTACGAGTTTGCCAACATGAAGGCCACCTCCAACTCTTTGGAGGAATTTGAGCATGGTAGGACACCAGCCGAGATGTCTCGGCCTGCCACGACCACAAGAAGTGGTTTTATGGAAGCACAAGGATCTGGTATCGAGGTTTTGATGACTGCTTCGTTGGCATTAAAGATGGGTGTTCCTATCTATGCCGTTGCCGCTATGGCATCTACTGCATCTGACAAGATTGGACGTTCTGTGCCTGCTCCTGGACAAGGTATTTTGACTACTGCAAGAGAGTATCACGGCTCCTTGCAATACAAGTCACCTATGTTGGATATCAAGTATCGTTCCAGACAGCTCAGGCTGAGAAAATTGCAAGCCAAGGAATGGTATCAGGGCGAATTGCAGTACTTGCAAGGAGAGGCTGAGTCGCTCGCTGTCAAAGATGTTTCGTTCaagaaggatgaatatTTGGCTGAGCGTTCCGAAGAGTTGCAGAGAGAAGTCAATCAACAGATTAAAGATATCCAGAGGCAGTATGGTAATGAGTTCTGGAAGGGAGATCCGCGTATTGCACCACTCAGAGGAGCATTGGCCACTTTCGGTCTTACTATTGATGACTTGGGTGTTTGTTCCTTCCATGGTACTTCTACTAAGGCCAATGATAAGAATGAGTCTGAGACTATCGATATGATGATGCAGCATTTGGGTAGAACACCTGGTAACTCTGTATATGGTGTTTTCCAGAAGTTTTTGACTGGTCATCCTAAAGGTGCTGCTGGTGCTTGGATGTTGAACGGTGCCATTCAAATTCTACAAACTGGTTTGGTGCCTGGTAACCGTAATGCCGATAACATCGATAAAGTCTTGGAGAAGTATAAATATGTCTTGTTTTCATCACGTTCAGTGCAGACCGATGGTATCAAGGCCATTTCTGTCACTTCTTTTGGTTTCGGTCAGAAGGGTGCTCAGGCTGTGGTTGTGAATTCGGACTATCTCTTTGCTGCCTTGCCTAAGAAAGAGTACGAAGAATATAAGGCTAAAGTTGAGCAGAGACATAAGAAGTCTTATGCTTATATGCACAATGCTTTGCTTCATAACACCATGTTTGTTGCTAAGGATCATGCTCCTTACACCGATGAGCAAGAACAGAGGGTCTACCTGGATCCATTGGCCAGGGTTTCGTTGGACAAGCAGGATAAATATGTCTTCAAAACTAGTGaccttcagaagaaaggtGAATATGTGTCCGCGtctgctttgaagactgCTAGTGTCTTGAGCTCTTTGGCTACTAGCACTACCTCTTCATCTAAAGGTGTTGGCGTTGATGTTGAAATGATCTCTGCTATCAATGTGGAAAATGATACTTTTATCCAGCGCAATTTCACTCCTGCAGAGATCAAATACTGTCAGCAGGTTCCCGATTCCCGTGCTTCATTTGCAGGTCGTTGGTCTGCCAAAGAGgccattttcaaatctttgAATGCGGAAAGTAAAGGTGCTGGTGCctctttgaaggatatcGAAGTCGTGAGCGACGCTAAAGGTGCCCCTCAGGTGAAGCTTACTGGATCCGCCTTGGATGCGGCCAAGAAAAATGGTATCAGGAATGTGAAGGTGTCCATTTCACATGACGATGTTCAGGCTGTTGCGGTTGCCATATCCGAATACTAg
- a CDS encoding uncharacterized protein (EggNog:ENOG41): protein MVAELPLSPTLSEDTNDVPSMDLLDPKTPNSTNLLDARYDKYLQLITIIQRFADGYLKMASANVKMNDQLSKSTLGKDLPNFEASPEGMSAVSGSAVANKTASAVESDAASPTFSSEVSVPEEDIDINVFVYSLRRNITALYNSSIALERQIEDEILPPVKKLYSEVDSRKKDFISESGKFEKEVSHSRANSSKDIKKLGESILGFNSERSKIDYKRDPYIIKRGLMKDAISQVQIENEYIDFLENNERAMKVLEAQIMAILKDSFSKITSAACAYYGKKTNAFQNISNVLNAVPIDKEWYNFAAKNSKYLTISRSTDSADAELTQSLGVASLDSLVKAGSSQHSNTLKRNYQDVEFTGKNDPSTSPTLEGNLSKREGTLKKKYSSYYFVITRSKFLLELPTESLDTASPSLVLYLPECLLLNIKQDGKFRFSLKGKDVSNILKVRKKTYTFKASSNDEFLTWYNVISEMTGLMSLQEESRRSPDSGSPDETDNDTTL, encoded by the coding sequence ATGGTTGCTGAATTGCCACTGAGTCCAACTTTGTCTGAGGATACTAATGATGTTCCTTCGATGGACCTCTTGGACCCCAAGACTCCAAACTCTACTAATCTTTTGGATGCAAGATACGACAAGTACTTGCAATTGATAACAATCATTCAAAGGTTTGCGGACGGCTATTTGAAAATGGCTTCTGCAAACGTTAAAATGAACGACCAGTTAAGTAAGTCAACTCTTGGCAAGGATTTGCCGAATTTCGAGGCAAGCCCGGAGGGAATGTCGGCAGTTAGTGGCTCTGCTGTCGCCAACAAAACGGCCAGTGCAGTGGAATCAGATGCCGCATCTCCTACATTTTCTTCAGAGGTTTCGGTGCCCGAGGAGgatattgatatcaacgtGTTTGTTTATTCTCTTAGAAGAAATATCACTGCTCTTTATAATTCCTCGATCGCATTGGAGCGCCAGATTGAGGATGAGATTCTACCACCAGTGAAGAAACTTTACTCGGAAGTTgattcaagaaagaaagacttTATATCTGAATCTGgcaaatttgaaaaagaggttAGCCATTCCAGAGCCAACTCTTCCAAGGACATTAAAAAGTTAGGCGAGTCTATCCTAGGTTTCAATTCAGAACGGTCCAAAATCGACTATAAGCGTGATCCATACATTATCAAACGGGGTTTAATGAAAGATGCTATTAGTCAGGTGCAAATCGAGAACGAATACATTGACTTTTTGGAGAACAACGAGAGGGCTATGAAGGTACTTGAGGCCCAAATAATGGCTATTTTGAAGGATAGCTTTTCCAAGATAACTAGCGCTGCATGTGCTTACTACGGGAAAAAAACTAATGCATTCCAGAATATCAGTAATGTGTTGAACGCTGTTCCGATTGACAAGGAATGGTACAACTTTGCCGCTAAGAACAGCAAATACCTCACAATTAGCAGATCTACTGACAGTGCTGATGCGGAACTTACCCAATCATTGGGAGTTGCTAGCTTGGACTCGTTGGTCAAAGCCGGCTCATCACAACACAGTAACACCTTGAAAAGGAACTACCAAGATGTTGAGTTCACAGGCAAGAATGACCCATCTACTTCTCCTACTTTGGAAGGTAACCTCTCTAAGAGGGAAGGTacgttgaagaagaaatactcGTCCTATTACTTTGTGATTACCAGGTCCAAGTTCTTGCTTGAGCTCCCTACAGAATCTCTTGATACCGCCTCACCTTCCCTAGTTCTTTATCTACCGGAATGTTTACTATTGAACATTAAGCAGGACGGAAAATTCCGGTTCTCTCTTAAGGGAAAAGATGTTTCCAACATTTTGAAagtaagaaagaaaacttaTACCTTTAAAgcatcatccaatgatGAATTCCTAACCTGGTACAACGTTATCAGTGAGATGACCGGATTGATGAGTTTGCAGGAAGAATCTAGGCGTAGCCCAGATTCTGGATCTCCTGATGAAACAGATAATGATACTACCTTGTAA
- a CDS encoding uncharacterized protein (BUSCO:EOG093444EC), translated as MMLTLGLLVNTDTASSNVKMLQSSAAVHNPKHKTNKSGEKDGENTPAVKPCTVTNPLTNQFYDLRSLAAVTKDIDGQTVIVSQPWMTRGLDYAGNFTLGICSSPISLPEDLDGDDFSSVRNKTEVAAYFTSPDFPHKMALGLASTELKFRGRNLVMEYTGGDLCPNSKTRRRSSLLLFSCDREIQSKAKVSYIGSADDCAYFFEVRTIHACATAPTGENMGIVSIVFLIGAAAAITFFGGGVLYKLFKRLDLGQPPRLPN; from the coding sequence ATGATGCTCACCCTCGGCCTGCTTGTTAACACAGACACTGCATCAAGCAATGTCAAAATGCTACAGAGTAGCGCAGCTGTACATAACCCGAAACACAAGACGAACAAAAGCGGAGAGAAAGATGGTGAAAATACACCAGCAGTGAAACCTTGCACAGTAACTAATCCATTGACCAACCAGTTCTACGACTTGAGATCATTGGCGGCTGTCACTAAAGATATTGATGGCCAGACAGTGATAGTGAGCCAACCATGGATGACCAGAGGGCTTGACTATGCGGGAAACTTCACTTTAGGAATTTGCTCATCTCCAATTTCTCTAcctgaagatcttgatggtgatgatttCTCGTCTGTGAGGAACAAAACAGAAGTGGCAGCGTACTTCACATCGCCTGACTTCCCTCACAAGATGGCCCTCGGTCTTGCATCTACTGAACTCAAGTTTAGAGGCCGAAATTTGGTGATGGAATACACTGGAGGAGATCTCTgtccaaattcaaagaCGCGCAGGCGTTCATCTTTACTATTATTCTCTTGCGACCGAGAGATCCAATCGAAAGCCAAGGTGTCATACATTGGCTCTGCCGACGACTGCGCTTACTTCTTTGAGGTGCGTACTATACATGCATGTGCCACGGCTCCCACGGGAGAAAACATGGGAATAGTGTCCATAGTATTTCTCATTGGAGCTGCCGCAGCTATTACATTTTTTGGTGGGGGTGTTCTCTATAAGCTATTCAAGAGACTTGACTTAGGACAACCACCACGGTTACCCAATTGA
- the TEF1_2 gene encoding translation elongation factor EF-1 alpha produces the protein MGKEKLHINVVVIGHVDSGKSTTTGHLIYKCGGIDKRTIEKFEKEASEMGKGSFKYAWVLDKLKAERERGITIDIALWKFETPKYHVTVIDAPGHRDFIKNMITGTSQADCAILIIAGGVGEFEAGISKDGQTREHALLAYTLGVRQLIVAVNKMDSVKWSEERFEEIKKEVSNFIKKVGYNPKKVPFVPISGWNGDNMIEPSTNCPWYKGWTKEAKSGVVKGKTLLEAIDSIEPPSRPVNKPLRLPLQDVYKIGGIGTVPVGRVETGTIKAGMTVTFAPVGVTSEVKSVEMHHETLVNGGTPGDNVGFNVKNVSVKEIKRGYVAGDVKNDPPKGCTSFTAQVIILNHPGQIQAGYSPVLDCHTAHISCRFDELLEKIDRRTGKKTEDHPKSIKRGDAAMVKMVPTKPMCVEAFTDYPPLGRFAVRDMRQTVAVGVIKSVVKTDKVAIK, from the coding sequence ATGGGTAAGGAAAAGCTACACATTAACGTTGTCGTGATCGGTCACGTCGACTCTGGAAAATCAACTACTACCGGTCACTTGATTTACAAGTGCGGTGGTATTGACAAGAGAACTATTGAGAAGTTTGAGAAGGAAGCCTCCGAGATGGGTAAAGGTTCTTTCAAATACGCCTGGGTTTTAGATAAGCTTAAAGCcgagagagaaagaggtaTCACCATTGATATCGCTTTATGGAAATTTGAGACTCCAAAATACCACGTTACTGTTATTGATGCTCCAGGTCACAGAgatttcatcaagaacATGATCACTGGTACCTCTCAGGCTGACTGTGCTATCTTGATTATTGCCGGTGGTGTTGGTGAATTCGAGGCCGGTATCTCCAAGGATGGTCAGACCAGAGAACATGCTTTGTTGGCTTACACTTTGGGTGTCAGACAATTGATTGTTGCCGTCAATAAGATGGACTCGGTCAAATGGTCTGAAGAAAGATTCGAGGAGATCAAAAAGGAAGTTtccaacttcatcaagaaggTTGGTTAcaatccaaagaaggttCCGTTCGTTCCAATCTCGGGTTGGAACGGTGATAATATGATTGAGCCTTCCACCAACTGTCCATGGTACAAGGGATGGACCAAGGAGGCAAAGTCCGGTGTCGTCAAGGGTAAAACATTGTTGGAGGCTATTGACTCTATCGAGCCTCCTTCTAGACCAGTCAACAAGCCATTGAGATTACCATTGCAGGATGTCTACAAGATTGGTGGTATTGGAACTGTGCCAGTGGGTAGAGTTGAAACCGGTACCATCAAGGCCGGTATGACCGTCACCTTTGCCCCAGTTGGTGTTACATCTGAAGTCAAGTCTGTCGAAATGCATCACGAAACTCTCGTTAACGGTGGTACTCCAGGTGACAACGTCGGATTCAACGTCAAGAATGTTTCTGTCAAGGAAATCAAAAGAGGCTATGTTGCCGGTGACGTTAAGAACGATCCTCCAAAGGGATGCACTTCTTTCACTGCTCAGGTCATTATTTTGAACCACCCAGGTCAGATTCAAGCTGGTTATTCTCCAGTCTTGGACTGCCACACTGCTCATATTTCTTGCAGATTTGACGAGTTACTCGAGAAGATTGACAGAAGAACTGGTAAGAAGACCGAGGATCACCCTAAGTCTATCAAAAGAGGAGATGCCGCTATGGTCAAAATGGTTCCAACCAAGCCAATGTGTGTCGAGGCTTTCACCGACTACCCACCTTTGGGAAGATTCGCTGTTAGAGACATGAGACAGACTGTTGCTGTCGGTGTCATCAAGTCTGTCGTGAAGACAGACAAGGTTGCCATCAAATAA